A genomic window from Sparus aurata chromosome 4, fSpaAur1.1, whole genome shotgun sequence includes:
- the nfat5b gene encoding nuclear factor of activated T-cells 5 isoform X5, translating to MSQKSGGEAGPPPSAALASDAMSSSMTMEGLRSAFSTSSSSAIHSSTSSSDQIPVHSSNVEPEDNKSGRAVPEVVGAEGGNANSSSGGGRGAPPQDPHHQMTPSKRRTVLNISPPPQDLLDDSLMSCQDEASLDSEQSNSIWMDDSLSNFSLMSSISYNDNTEVPRKSRKRTPRQRPGPKSVPAGEASMDVFDADSAKGPHFVLSQLGPDSKTGPKGSSDDPKTTKQKGGTLLMQYPQKCEGKELKILVQPETQHRARYLTEGSRGSVKDRTQQGFPTLKLEGVNEPVVLQVFVGNDTGRVKPHGFYQACRVTGRNTTACKEVDIDGTTVIEVSLDPSTNMTLAVDCVGILKLRNADVEARIGVAGSKKKSTRARLVFRVNIPRPDGSVLTLQTPSSPILCTQPAGVPEILKKSLHSCSVRGGEEVFIIGKNFLKDTKVIFQENVSDEKSWKAEAEIDMELFHQNHLIVKVPPYQNQAITSSVCVGVYVVTNAGRSHDVQPFTYTPDTAKNDVPVKKEMPSPVKTCSFDEQIKVIDGALMPSMLPLVKREDVTPMEVTSNLQSSGVFKQTGDLCPAPQNADMSASHLNKNRPFSNNLSQPAGDTDKSQAPVFTNTEPLGTIQKQDIAATSSFSVPADSLLQQTSQQFLLEPREGIGQERPGSGSGAVGRLCGEPAPQQQQLPLFPPDEVAQLEEAVRQLKAKGYCNLPLQSENAMAKQQQQHIQHQQHIQKQQIQQQQQQQIQQQQLQQQHQQQQVLENLQQQLFQSQIQMQCGMFQDASQGKNPEQQGSTQGVVPNQGTLFQQAQQQQQQQQQQQQQQQAALFQQATDLLSIQTNFLQQTPSHPSPPMFHAPSSLAETQDPQGGLFQKASQEQVQAALFQNTMTVLQSPDQQPSTPGLFLPQTSLPSQLTTSSSQQQQQQQQQQQQQLAFLNALQTPAPEPQSVFQAQTQLSPIQQRSPMEQQQPSQPQPHTQTPQQASLFQNISPHPSANTLSPGQQQQQQAGLLFCNNPLSTPDQASSLLFSSQGQMPPLTSSNLVSQEPQNPSMLFSQASMVTVNQQDRSEPMALGNPTDPRQQVMFQDQQPMQLGSGANSRQEQPVGLFMPQSNMASLQGGLAAQELAQSAMFASQNGVANLQTTTSSPVQQPGTLFQTAVSGSINQPSQPQQPGLFLFGIQNECGQLMNSPGNTLSDQIIAISQSGQNQRESDAHIQSLLSQSLTQPGSVQNSMTASQNMEKIDDLLVSLQESGSNLTRSY from the exons ATGAGTCAGAAGAGCGGCGGAGAGGCAGGGCCTCCCCCTTCAGCGGCTCTAGCCTCAG ATGCCATGTCCTCTTCTATGACCATGGAAGGCCTCCGCAGTGCTTTTTCcacctcttccagctctgccaTCCATTCCAGCACTTCATCCAGTGACCAGATCCCAGTTCATAGCAGCAATGTTGAGCCAGAGGACAACAAGAGTGGCAGAGCAGTACCAGAGGTTGTTGGAGCCGAAGGTGGTAATGCTAACAGCAGCAGTGGGGGAGGAAGAGGCGCACCGCCCCAGGATCCACATCACCAGATGACCCCATCGAAGCGCCGCACTGTACTGAACATCTCTCCACCTCCACAAGACCTGCTCGACGACAGCCTTATGTCCTGCCAGGATGAAGCTTCCCTGGACTCAGAGCAGAGCAACAGCATCTGGATGGATGACTCACTCTCCAACTTCAGTCTCATGAGCAGCATCTCTTACAATGACAACACAGAAGTGCCACGGAAGTCCCGCAAACGTACCCCTCGCCAGAGGCCAGGTCCCAAATCTGTGCCTGCAGGAGAGGCTAGCATGGACGTATTTGATGCAGATAGTGCCAAAGGTCCCCACTTTGTCCTGTCACAGTTAGGCCCGGACAGCAAAACTGGACCAAAAGGAAG CTCTGATGATCCTAAGACAACCAAACAGAAAGGAGGAACTCTTTTGATGCAATACCCACAGAAGTGTGAAGGGAAGGAGCTGAAGATCCTCGTTCAGCCTGAGACTCAGCACCGAGCCCGCTACCTGACCGAAGGCAGCAGAGGGTCAGTGAAGGACCGCACTCAGCAGGGCTTTCCTACTTTAAAG CTGGAGGGAGTAAATGAGCCGGTGGTCTTGCAGGTGTTTGTTGGAAACGATACGGGGCGTGTAAAGCCTCATGGATTTTACCAAGCATGCAGGGTGACAGGCCGCAACACCACAGCGTGCAAAGAGGTGGACATTGATGGCACAACTGTCATCGAGGTGTCCCTTGATCCAAGCACCAACATGACACTAGC GGTGGACTGTGTTGGGATCTTGAAGCTCCGAAATGCCGACGTCGAGGCTCGCATTGGTGTGGCTGGCTCAAAGAAGAAGAGCACACGGGCTCGGCTGGTGTTTCGGGTCAACATCCCCCGTCCAGACGGTTCAGTGCTAACGCTACAGACGCCCTCATCTCCAATACTGTGCA CTCAGCCTGCAGGGGTGCCTGAGATCCTGAAGAAGTCACTGCACAGTTGCtcagtgagaggaggagaagaggtcTTTATCATTGGCAAAAACTTTCTTAAAGACACCAAAGTCATATTTCAGGAGAATGTTTCAG ATGAGAAATCATGGAAAGCAGAAGCTGAAATTGACATGGAGCTGTTTCACCAG AATCACTTGATAGTGAAGGTTCCTCCATACCAGAACCAAGCCATCacctcttcagtgtgtgtgggggtaTATGTGGTGACAAATGCTGGGAGATCCCATGATGTCCAGCCGTTTACCTACACTCCAGATACAG CAAAAAATGATGTTCCTGTGAAGAAAGAGATGCCTTCTCCAGTGAAGACTTGTTCATTTGATGAACAAATTAAAG TTATTGATGGTGCCCTAATGCCATCGATGTTGCCTTTAGTGAAGAGAGAAGATGTCACTCCAATGGAGGTCACCAGCAACCTCCAGTCTTCTGGTGTATTCAAG CAGACTGGTGACCTGTGTCCGGCCCCACAGAATGCAGACATGAGTGCAAGCCATCTAAATAAAAACCGACCATTCTCCAACAACCTGTCTCAGCCTGCAGGCGACACTGACAAAAGCCAGGCTCCTGTTTTTACCAACACAGAGCCCTTAGGCACTATCCAGAAGCAGGACATTGCAGCCACCAGCTCCTTCTCTGTTCCTGCCGACTCACTGCTCCAACAAACCTCACAGCAGTTTCTCCTGGAGCCCAGAGAGGGCATCGGGCAGGAGAGGCCCGGCAGTGGCTCAGGTGCTGTGGGGAGGCTATGTGGAGAACCTGCACCTCAACAGCAGCAACTGCCGCTTTTCCCCCCAGATGAAGTGGCCCAGCTGGAGGAGGCAGTGAGGCAACTAAAAGCCAAAGGGTACTGTAATTTACCACTTCAATCTGAAAACGCAATGgccaaacagcagcaacaacacatcCAGCACCAACAACACATCCAGAAACAGCAaattcagcagcagcaacagcaacaaattcagcaacagcagcttcaacagcagcatcagcaaCAGCAAGTTTTGGAGaatttacagcagcagctgtttcagTCACAGATTCAGATGCAGTGTGGGATGTTTCAGGACGCCTCTCAGGGCAAGAACCCAGAGCAGCAGGGCTCAACACAAGGAGTGGTGCCAAACCAGGGCACTCTTTTCCAACAGgcccaacagcagcagcagcagcaacaacagcagcagcagcagcaacaagcagctCTCTTTCAGCAGGCGACTGACTTGCTCTCTATTCAGACCAACTTCCTCCAGCAGACACCCTCTCACCCTTCACCACCCATGTTCCACGCTCCCAGTTCTTTGGCTGAAACACAAGATCCACAGGGGGGTTTGTTTCAGAAAGCTTCTCAGGAGCAGGTCCAAGCCGCTCTCTTCCAAAATACCATGACAGTGCTACAGTCTCCAGACCAGCAGCCCTCTACACCTGGACTGTTCCTCCCTCAGACGTCCCTCCCCTCTCAGCTTACAACCAGCAgttctcagcagcagcagcaacaacagcagcagcagcagcagcagctggcctTCCTCAATGCTCTACAAACTCCAGCCCCTGAACCACAGTCAGTATTTCAGGCTCAGACACAGCTCTCCCCTATCCAGCAGAGAAGCCCCATGGAGCAACAGCAGCCTTCCCAGCCTCAgccccacacacagacaccccaGCAGGCATCCCTCTTTCAGAACATCTCCCCACATCcatctgcaaacacactttctcctggccagcagcagcaacagcaggctGGCCTGCTGTTCTGCAACAACCCCCTGTCCACCCCGGACCAGGCCTCCAGCCTCCTGTTCAGCAGCCAGGGCCAGATGCCGCCACTGACCAGCAGCAATCTGGTTTCCCAAGAGCCCCAGAACCCCTCTATGCTCTTTTCCCAAGCCAGCATGGTGACAGTAAACCAGCAAGATCGCTCTGAGCCCATGGCCTTAGGGAACCCCACCGATCCACGACAGCAAGTCATGTTTCAGGATCAACAGCCGATGCAGCTGGGCAGTGGTGCAAACAGCCGGCAGGAGCAGCCTGTGGGTCTCTTTATGCCTCAGTCCAACATGGCCTCTCTGCAGGGGGGACTGGCTGCTCAGGAGCTTGCGCAGTCAGCCATGTTTGCCTCACAGAATGGCGTGGCAAACCTCCAGACGACCACCTCCTCCCCTGTTCAACAGCCAGGAACACTGTTTCAGACTGCTGTCAGTGGGAGCATCAATCAGCCCAGCCAGCCTCAACAACCTGGACTCTTCCTCTTTGGGATTCAAAACG AATGTGGCCAGCTGATGAACTCTCCCGGAAACACGCTGTCAGATCAGATCATCGCCATCAGCCAGTCTGGTCAGAACCAGAGAGAAAGTGACGCACACATCCAGTCTCTGCTCAGCCAGTCCCTGACTCAGCCTGGGTCTGTGCAGAACAGCATGACAGCCTCTCAGAACATGGAGAAGATTGATGACCTGCTTGTCAGCCTGCAGGAGTCAGGCAGCAACTTAACTCGTTCATATTAA
- the nfat5b gene encoding nuclear factor of activated T-cells 5 isoform X6: MSSSMTMEGLRSAFSTSSSSAIHSSTSSSDQIPVHSSNVEPEDNKSGRAVPEVVGAEGGNANSSSGGGRGAPPQDPHHQMTPSKRRTVLNISPPPQDLLDDSLMSCQDEASLDSEQSNSIWMDDSLSNFSLMSSISYNDNTEVPRKSRKRTPRQRPGPKSVPAGEASMDVFDADSAKGPHFVLSQLGPDSKTGPKGSSDDPKTTKQKGGTLLMQYPQKCEGKELKILVQPETQHRARYLTEGSRGSVKDRTQQGFPTLKLEGVNEPVVLQVFVGNDTGRVKPHGFYQACRVTGRNTTACKEVDIDGTTVIEVSLDPSTNMTLAVDCVGILKLRNADVEARIGVAGSKKKSTRARLVFRVNIPRPDGSVLTLQTPSSPILCTQPAGVPEILKKSLHSCSVRGGEEVFIIGKNFLKDTKVIFQENVSDEKSWKAEAEIDMELFHQNHLIVKVPPYQNQAITSSVCVGVYVVTNAGRSHDVQPFTYTPDTAKNDVPVKKEMPSPVKTCSFDEQIKVIDGALMPSMLPLVKREDVTPMEVTSNLQSSGVFKQTGDLCPAPQNADMSASHLNKNRPFSNNLSQPAGDTDKSQAPVFTNTEPLGTIQKQDIAATSSFSVPADSLLQQTSQQFLLEPREGIGQERPGSGSGAVGRLCGEPAPQQQQLPLFPPDEVAQLEEAVRQLKAKGYCNLPLQSENAMAKQQQQHIQHQQHIQKQQIQQQQQQQIQQQQLQQQHQQQQVLENLQQQLFQSQIQMQCGMFQDASQGKNPEQQGSTQGVVPNQGTLFQQAQQQQQQQQQQQQQQQAALFQQATDLLSIQTNFLQQTPSHPSPPMFHAPSSLAETQDPQGGLFQKASQEQVQAALFQNTMTVLQSPDQQPSTPGLFLPQTSLPSQLTTSSSQQQQQQQQQQQQQLAFLNALQTPAPEPQSVFQAQTQLSPIQQRSPMEQQQPSQPQPHTQTPQQASLFQNISPHPSANTLSPGQQQQQQAGLLFCNNPLSTPDQASSLLFSSQGQMPPLTSSNLVSQEPQNPSMLFSQASMVTVNQQDRSEPMALGNPTDPRQQVMFQDQQPMQLGSGANSRQEQPVGLFMPQSNMASLQGGLAAQELAQSAMFASQNGVANLQTTTSSPVQQPGTLFQTAVSGSINQPSQPQQPGLFLFGIQNECGQLMNSPGNTLSDQIIAISQSGQNQRESDAHIQSLLSQSLTQPGSVQNSMTASQNMEKIDDLLVSLQESGSNLTRSY; the protein is encoded by the exons ATGTCCTCTTCTATGACCATGGAAGGCCTCCGCAGTGCTTTTTCcacctcttccagctctgccaTCCATTCCAGCACTTCATCCAGTGACCAGATCCCAGTTCATAGCAGCAATGTTGAGCCAGAGGACAACAAGAGTGGCAGAGCAGTACCAGAGGTTGTTGGAGCCGAAGGTGGTAATGCTAACAGCAGCAGTGGGGGAGGAAGAGGCGCACCGCCCCAGGATCCACATCACCAGATGACCCCATCGAAGCGCCGCACTGTACTGAACATCTCTCCACCTCCACAAGACCTGCTCGACGACAGCCTTATGTCCTGCCAGGATGAAGCTTCCCTGGACTCAGAGCAGAGCAACAGCATCTGGATGGATGACTCACTCTCCAACTTCAGTCTCATGAGCAGCATCTCTTACAATGACAACACAGAAGTGCCACGGAAGTCCCGCAAACGTACCCCTCGCCAGAGGCCAGGTCCCAAATCTGTGCCTGCAGGAGAGGCTAGCATGGACGTATTTGATGCAGATAGTGCCAAAGGTCCCCACTTTGTCCTGTCACAGTTAGGCCCGGACAGCAAAACTGGACCAAAAGGAAG CTCTGATGATCCTAAGACAACCAAACAGAAAGGAGGAACTCTTTTGATGCAATACCCACAGAAGTGTGAAGGGAAGGAGCTGAAGATCCTCGTTCAGCCTGAGACTCAGCACCGAGCCCGCTACCTGACCGAAGGCAGCAGAGGGTCAGTGAAGGACCGCACTCAGCAGGGCTTTCCTACTTTAAAG CTGGAGGGAGTAAATGAGCCGGTGGTCTTGCAGGTGTTTGTTGGAAACGATACGGGGCGTGTAAAGCCTCATGGATTTTACCAAGCATGCAGGGTGACAGGCCGCAACACCACAGCGTGCAAAGAGGTGGACATTGATGGCACAACTGTCATCGAGGTGTCCCTTGATCCAAGCACCAACATGACACTAGC GGTGGACTGTGTTGGGATCTTGAAGCTCCGAAATGCCGACGTCGAGGCTCGCATTGGTGTGGCTGGCTCAAAGAAGAAGAGCACACGGGCTCGGCTGGTGTTTCGGGTCAACATCCCCCGTCCAGACGGTTCAGTGCTAACGCTACAGACGCCCTCATCTCCAATACTGTGCA CTCAGCCTGCAGGGGTGCCTGAGATCCTGAAGAAGTCACTGCACAGTTGCtcagtgagaggaggagaagaggtcTTTATCATTGGCAAAAACTTTCTTAAAGACACCAAAGTCATATTTCAGGAGAATGTTTCAG ATGAGAAATCATGGAAAGCAGAAGCTGAAATTGACATGGAGCTGTTTCACCAG AATCACTTGATAGTGAAGGTTCCTCCATACCAGAACCAAGCCATCacctcttcagtgtgtgtgggggtaTATGTGGTGACAAATGCTGGGAGATCCCATGATGTCCAGCCGTTTACCTACACTCCAGATACAG CAAAAAATGATGTTCCTGTGAAGAAAGAGATGCCTTCTCCAGTGAAGACTTGTTCATTTGATGAACAAATTAAAG TTATTGATGGTGCCCTAATGCCATCGATGTTGCCTTTAGTGAAGAGAGAAGATGTCACTCCAATGGAGGTCACCAGCAACCTCCAGTCTTCTGGTGTATTCAAG CAGACTGGTGACCTGTGTCCGGCCCCACAGAATGCAGACATGAGTGCAAGCCATCTAAATAAAAACCGACCATTCTCCAACAACCTGTCTCAGCCTGCAGGCGACACTGACAAAAGCCAGGCTCCTGTTTTTACCAACACAGAGCCCTTAGGCACTATCCAGAAGCAGGACATTGCAGCCACCAGCTCCTTCTCTGTTCCTGCCGACTCACTGCTCCAACAAACCTCACAGCAGTTTCTCCTGGAGCCCAGAGAGGGCATCGGGCAGGAGAGGCCCGGCAGTGGCTCAGGTGCTGTGGGGAGGCTATGTGGAGAACCTGCACCTCAACAGCAGCAACTGCCGCTTTTCCCCCCAGATGAAGTGGCCCAGCTGGAGGAGGCAGTGAGGCAACTAAAAGCCAAAGGGTACTGTAATTTACCACTTCAATCTGAAAACGCAATGgccaaacagcagcaacaacacatcCAGCACCAACAACACATCCAGAAACAGCAaattcagcagcagcaacagcaacaaattcagcaacagcagcttcaacagcagcatcagcaaCAGCAAGTTTTGGAGaatttacagcagcagctgtttcagTCACAGATTCAGATGCAGTGTGGGATGTTTCAGGACGCCTCTCAGGGCAAGAACCCAGAGCAGCAGGGCTCAACACAAGGAGTGGTGCCAAACCAGGGCACTCTTTTCCAACAGgcccaacagcagcagcagcagcaacaacagcagcagcagcagcaacaagcagctCTCTTTCAGCAGGCGACTGACTTGCTCTCTATTCAGACCAACTTCCTCCAGCAGACACCCTCTCACCCTTCACCACCCATGTTCCACGCTCCCAGTTCTTTGGCTGAAACACAAGATCCACAGGGGGGTTTGTTTCAGAAAGCTTCTCAGGAGCAGGTCCAAGCCGCTCTCTTCCAAAATACCATGACAGTGCTACAGTCTCCAGACCAGCAGCCCTCTACACCTGGACTGTTCCTCCCTCAGACGTCCCTCCCCTCTCAGCTTACAACCAGCAgttctcagcagcagcagcaacaacagcagcagcagcagcagcagctggcctTCCTCAATGCTCTACAAACTCCAGCCCCTGAACCACAGTCAGTATTTCAGGCTCAGACACAGCTCTCCCCTATCCAGCAGAGAAGCCCCATGGAGCAACAGCAGCCTTCCCAGCCTCAgccccacacacagacaccccaGCAGGCATCCCTCTTTCAGAACATCTCCCCACATCcatctgcaaacacactttctcctggccagcagcagcaacagcaggctGGCCTGCTGTTCTGCAACAACCCCCTGTCCACCCCGGACCAGGCCTCCAGCCTCCTGTTCAGCAGCCAGGGCCAGATGCCGCCACTGACCAGCAGCAATCTGGTTTCCCAAGAGCCCCAGAACCCCTCTATGCTCTTTTCCCAAGCCAGCATGGTGACAGTAAACCAGCAAGATCGCTCTGAGCCCATGGCCTTAGGGAACCCCACCGATCCACGACAGCAAGTCATGTTTCAGGATCAACAGCCGATGCAGCTGGGCAGTGGTGCAAACAGCCGGCAGGAGCAGCCTGTGGGTCTCTTTATGCCTCAGTCCAACATGGCCTCTCTGCAGGGGGGACTGGCTGCTCAGGAGCTTGCGCAGTCAGCCATGTTTGCCTCACAGAATGGCGTGGCAAACCTCCAGACGACCACCTCCTCCCCTGTTCAACAGCCAGGAACACTGTTTCAGACTGCTGTCAGTGGGAGCATCAATCAGCCCAGCCAGCCTCAACAACCTGGACTCTTCCTCTTTGGGATTCAAAACG AATGTGGCCAGCTGATGAACTCTCCCGGAAACACGCTGTCAGATCAGATCATCGCCATCAGCCAGTCTGGTCAGAACCAGAGAGAAAGTGACGCACACATCCAGTCTCTGCTCAGCCAGTCCCTGACTCAGCCTGGGTCTGTGCAGAACAGCATGACAGCCTCTCAGAACATGGAGAAGATTGATGACCTGCTTGTCAGCCTGCAGGAGTCAGGCAGCAACTTAACTCGTTCATATTAA